The Bactrocera dorsalis isolate Fly_Bdor unplaced genomic scaffold, ASM2337382v1 BdCtg479, whole genome shotgun sequence DNA segment atgttgtccgaatggacgaaaacactccagctctgaaagtattcgacgctgtacccgccgggggaagcagaggaagaggaagacctccactccgttggaaggaccaagtggagaaggacctggcttcgcttggaatatccaattggcgccacgtagcgaagagaagaaacgactggcgcgctgttgttgactcggctataatcgcgtaagcggtgtctacgccagtaaagaagaagatactagttctatttatttatgtaacttCCCTGgcatcaaatgaaatattttcactcTCCATAAAATTAACAACTATCTGTATCATAATTATATTAACTCTTACACTAATTGCCGTATTTTTAGATAAACTATCAACATCTTCACTTAtccaaaatttagaaatacaaCCTTTATATAACTGAAAACTCTTTAAGTCTCCATAAACTATACAACTACCCAACAAATTTTATCACTATTCTATTAATAAACTATCTATTAATTACATTAATCGCAGtagtaaaaaatactaaattattttatggacCTCTTCGACAAATAAACTACTGAACAAACCTTTACGAACCCAACACCCcttatttaaaattgcaaataatgcaCTAGTAGATCTTCCAGCCCCAATTAATATTTCAGCATGATGAAATTTCGGGTCATTATTAGGTCTATgtttaattattcaaattctGACAGGATTATTTTTAGCTATACACTATACTGCAGATATCAATTTAGCATTCAATAGCGTAAACCACATTTGTCGCGATGTAAACTATGGGTGATTATTATGAACTCTTCATGCTAACGGTGCAtcatttttcttcatttgtatTTACTTACATGTTGGACGTGGAATCAACTACGGGTCTTATTTATTTACCCCCACCTGATTAGCAGGAGTACTAATTTTATTCCTAGTAATAGCAACAGCATTCATAGGGTATGTATTACCCTGAGGTCAAATATCTTTTTGAGGTGCCACAGTTATTACTAATTTATTATCAGCTATCCCTTACTTAGGAATTGACCTAGTCCAATGAGTATGGGGAGGGTTTGCTGTAGATAACGCCACACTTACACGATTCTTTACATTCCACTTCATCCTACCATTTATTGTACTAGCAATAAccttaattcatttattattccTCCATCAAACAGGATCTAATAACCCCATCGGATTAAATTCTAATATTGATAAAATTCCCTTCCACCCCTACTTCTCATACAAGGATATTGTAGGATTTGTTATTATAATCGCTGCACTAATTCTATTAACACTAATTAATCCCTATTTATTAGGAGATCCAGATAATTTCATTCCTGCCAACCCATTAGTTACCCCAGTGCATATCCAACCAGAATGATACTTCCTATTTGCTTACGCAATTCTACGATCTATTCCAAATAAACTTGGAGGAGTAATTGCTCTAGTCCTATCAATTGCTATTTTAGCAATCCTTCCATTCTATCACTTAAGAAAATTTCGAGGTATCCAATTCTACCCTATTAACAAAATCTTATTTTGAACTATAGTTGTCACAGTAATTTTATTAACATGAATTGGAGCACGACCAGTAGAAGAACCTTATGTATTAGTAGGACAAATCTTAACTGTAATTTACTTCTTGTATTACATCATTAACCCATTAGTAAATAAATGATGagacaatttaattaattagttaatgAGCTTGAACAAGCGTATGTTTTGAAAACATAAGATAGAAATCAACCTTTCTATTGactttactaaattttattgacCACATATAATAAATCAACATTAATTTTAACCcgataatgaataataaaaaatttaatgaaaaaggtAAAAAACTCTTTCAAGCTAAATACATTAATTTATCATAACGAAATCTGGGTAAAGTCCCCCGAGCTCAgatgaaaacaaatgaaataaatgttaacttaacataaaatataacattaAATACATCAcaacctaaaaaaattacacaaaatagCATACTCATAAATAAAATTCTAGCATATTcagctataaaaattaaagcaaaccCCCCTCTTCTGTATTCAATATTAAATCCAGAAACTAACTCCGATTCACCTTCTGCAAAATCAAAAGGAGTACGATTAGTTTCAgctaaacaaatacaaaatcaaaCCAAACTAATAGGaaataaaattaccaaaaatcaaatacttttttgataataaaaaaagtctaaaatattataacttccaattaaaaatacaaaagataATAAAACTAATGCTATTCTAACTTCATAAGAAATAGTTTGTGCCACAGCCCGTAAACCCCCTAATAATGCATAATTAGAATTAGAAGATCAACCAGCAATTATAACAGTATATACACCTAAACTAgtacaacataaaaaaaataacaaacctaaattaaatgaaaacagcTTAACAAATAAAGGAATACATAATCAAGCAAccaaagataaaaataaagaaaaaataggagaaaaataataagaaatataatttgATAAAAGAGGATAAGTTTGTTCCTTAGTAAATAACTTAATCGCATCACAAAAAGGTTGAGGAATTCCTATCAACCCCACTTTATTTGGTCCCTTACGAATCTGAATATAACCTAGAACCTTCCGTTCCAAAAGAGTTAAAAAAGCCACTCTAACTAAAACACAAATTACCAAAATTAAACTCCCaataattgataaaataaattctataaaaaacaagtactatttgtaatataaattacataaataaattctaaatttattgCACTAATCTGCCaaaatagtataatatattaatcatattccttatataaaatattattattctaaTACCTGGTCCTTTCGTACTaagatattataatatattaaagatAGAAACCAACCTGGCTTACGCCGGTCTGAACTCAGATCATGTAAGAATTTAAAAGTCGAACAGACTTCACATTTAAGCGGCTAcacctaaaaatatatcttaatCCAACATCGAGGTCGCAAACTTTTTTATCGATATGAactctccaaaaaaattacgctgTTATCCCTAAAGTAACTTAATCTTATAATCACTACTAATGGATCAATAACtcataaattaatgattttaaataattaaaagttcattaaattttaatatcaccccaacaaaatactttaaattataaaaataaaattaatctaaaaaatttaaacaacataaagtataAAGATTTATAGGGTCTTCTcgtcttttaattaaattttagctttttga contains these protein-coding regions:
- the LOC125780307 gene encoding LOW QUALITY PROTEIN: cytochrome b-like (The sequence of the model RefSeq protein was modified relative to this genomic sequence to represent the inferred CDS: substituted 8 bases at 8 genomic stop codons), coding for KPLRTQHPLFKIANNALVDLPAPINISAXXNFGSLLGLCLIIQILTGLFLAIHYTADINLAFNSVNHICRDVNYGXLLXTLHANGASFFFICIYLHVGRGINYGSYLFTPTXLAGVLILFLVIATAFIGYVLPXGQISFXGATVITNLLSAIPYLGIDLVQXVWGGFAVDNATLTRFFTFHFILPFIVLAITLIHLLFLHQTGSNNPIGLNSNIDKIPFHPYFSYKDIVGFVIIIAALILLTLINPYLLGDPDNFIPANPLVTPVHIQPE